CCGAGCAGCTGCACTGGCACGGCCAGATCGTGCCCGTGGACGTCGACGGCTCGGCCGAGGAGGGCACCCCGTACATCCCGGCCCACGGCATGCGGCGCCTGTCGTTCACCCCGGGCCCGGCGGGTTTCCGCTTCTACCACACCCACCTGGTGCCGCGCGACGACCTGTCGAAGGGCCAGTACAGCGGCCAGGTGGGGCCCGTCTACATCGAGCCCAGGGCCGACCTCGGCGCGTACGACCAGGAGGTGTTCCTGGTGCTGAAGGAGTTCCAGCCCGCCTTCAGCAGCGGCGGCGACATGGCGGCCGACTTCCTGGCCGGCGCGCCGGTGCCCGAGCTGCGGCGCAGGGGCGAGCAGGCGATGGCCGCGTCGCTGCGGCGCGGCATGCCGCACGGCTTCGAGGTCGGCTACAGCCTCTTCAGCGTCAACGGCCGCATGCTGGGCCACGGCGAGCCGATCAAGGTTAGGGCAGGGCAGCGGGTGCTGTTCCACGTGCTCAACGGCAGCGCCACCGAGATCCGCAGCCTGGCCCTGCCCGGGCACTCCTTCCGGGTCGTCGCGCTCGACGGGAACCCGGTGCCGCGGCCGGCCGAGGTGCCGGTGTTGTGGCTGGGCACCGCAGAACGCGTCTCGGCGATCGTGGAGATGAACCGTCCCGGCGTGTGGGTGCTGGGCGACCTGTCGGACGACGACCGGGGAGCCGGGATGGGCACGGTGGTCGAGTACGCCGGGCGCACGGGCTCCCCGCGGTGGCGCGCGCCCGCCGCGTTCCGCTGGGACTACCGGGCCTTCGCCCGGCCCGGCGCCTCCGCCGTACGGCCCGATGAGGTGATCGACCTGCTGGTGGAGAAGCGCAACGCCGCCGACGAGGGGTTCAACGTCTGGACGATGAACGGCACCGCGTTCTCCATGCGCGCCAACGGACCGGTCCTGCCGATCGAGCGCGGCAAGCGCTACCGGGTGCGCCTGCGCAACGCCACCGACGACGTGCATCCCGTGCACCTGCACCGTCACACGTTCGAGATCGCCCACGTCGCAGGCACGCCCGTCCACGGCCTGCTCAAGGACGTGGTCATGCTCGGCGGCTACCAGCGCCTCGACTTCGACTTCACCGCCGACCAGCCGGGGCTGTCGCTGTTCCACTGCCATCAGCAGCTGCACATGGACTACGGGTTCATGTTGCTGCTGCGCTGTTCCTGATCTTCGGTGGGTACGAGCGGGGGCGCATGATCGCCGCACGCTACTCCCCTCGCGGTAGGCGGCGGATCGTCCGTCCGCCGGATGTCCCCGCATACCCTCCCAGGGCATCGTGGACCTCGGCCGGGAAGTCCGTTCCGAGGGATTGGGGTGAGGTCATGCTGCTGATCGAGGTCTTCGTGCCCGCGGGAGCCCTGCGTGCGGACGAGCGTCAGGCGCTGGGGCGCCTGCTCATCGACACGCTGATGTCCGAGGACGACAGCCACGCCATCGAGATCATCGACGCCGAGCGGCTGATCACGCAGGTGCTCGTGCACGAGCCCGCCACCTGGGTGCTCGGTCAGCGGCCGGCCGCCGATCCGGCGGATCCGCCGCGTTATCTGGTACGGGTCACGGTCCCGGCGTCGTGGCGCAGGGAGATGTGCGAGGAGGTGGTCACCATGGTCACCGACGCCCTGGCCGAGACCGAGCGGCAGGCCGGTCGCGATCCGGGGCGGGTGCGGCGCGAACCGCACGCGGTGGTCCTCGTCGAAGGGGTCAGCGAGGGTGGCATCGGGATCCATGGCAAGGCCATGAGCACCTTGGAGCTGACCGAGCTCATCTCCCGCCCCTACCGGGACCGTACCGCCGGCCAGGAGGCGCCGGCCGGGGCGGCGGGCAAGCTGATCGACCCGATCTGCGGCATGAGCGTGGAACCTGACTCGCCGATCACCCTCGTGCACGAAGGCACCTTGTACGGTTTCTGCCACGGTCTGTGCCGCCGGGCCTTCGCGGACGAGCACGGCCTGACGCCCGCCGGGGAGCACCCTCCGACCGCCTGAACGGGCGGGCGTGCAGCGCCTGACGCGGCGGGAGAGCACGGCCTGACGGGTGGGCGGGCACGGCGGGACCTTCGGCCGGCCGCTTGGGGGACTTTGGTCCTACCGTGCAGGTCAGCGCCTCGGTAGCGTCAGCGGCATGATTCGGGTGTTCCTGCTCGACGACCACGAGGTCGTCCGCCGTGGCGTCGCCGCCCTGCTCGACTCCGAGGACGACATCGAGGTGATCGGCGAGGCGGGCACCGCCGAATCCGCCATCGCGCGCATCCCCGCACTCGTGCCGGACGTGGCGGTGCTGGACGTGCGGCTGCCCGACGGCAACGGCGTGGACGTCTGCCGCGAGGTGCGCTCACGGGTGCCGGGCCTGGCGTGCCTGATGCTGACCTCGTTCGCCGACGACGACGCCCTGTTCGACGCCGTGATGGCCGGAGCCTCAGGCTACGTGCTCAAGCAGATCCACGGCTCCGACCTGGTGGGCGCCGTGCGCACGGTCGCCTCCGGCCAGTCGCTGCTCGACCCGCAGACCACCGCCGCCATGCTCCAGCGGCTGCGCGACCAGGCCGCCAGGAAGGACCCCCTCGCCGCGCTCACCGACCAGGAACGGCAGATCCTCGACCTCATCGGTGAGGGGCTGACGAACCGGCAGATCGGCGAGCGCATGTTCCTGGCCGAGAAGACGGTCAAGAACTACGTCTCCAACCTGCTGTCCAAACTCGACATGCAGCGCCGCACCCAGGCCGCCGCCCTGGCCGCCCGATTGCGGGCCGGCCGTGAGGCGTGACCCCGGGCGCGCGGGCGCAGCTCTCCCCTGGCGTCCGCAGCAGCCGGTCGGCCTCGGCGCCGGCTCGGCCCGCGCCGGTGCGGCGTGGATCAGCCGGCGGCGCGGCTCGATGTACTGCTCGCGGTAGGTGGCCGGCAGCGACGCCGGTGTGGCGCCGCGTTCCCGCCGTCGCTAGGCGGAGTCCGGGCCGTAGAGCTCGGCGATGGTCTTGGAGCCGGCCCATCCGCTGTAGGTGGGCGACTTCGGCCAGCCCTCGGGCGAGTCCTGCCACTCCTCCTGCCGCCCGTACGGCAGCACGTCGATCAGCGGGAAGGTGTGGCTGAGCTGCTCGGTGCCCCGGCCGTTGGTGTGCCAGGTGCGGTACACGGTCTCACCGTCGCGCAGGAACACGTTGACGGCGAAGCCGCCGCCGGGAGGGGCGCCGACGTCCGCGCCGAACGGGCTGTTCGCGGTGGAGTACCAGGTCATCTCGTTGCCGACGCGGCGCTTGTAGGCGAGCGCCTCGTCGATGGGGCCCTGGGTGACGATGACGAACCGGGCGTCGTAGTTGTCCAGGAAGTGCAGCCGGGTGAACTGCGAGGTGAAGCCGGTGCAGCCCCCGCA
The nucleotide sequence above comes from Nonomuraea gerenzanensis. Encoded proteins:
- a CDS encoding multicopper oxidase family protein, whose protein sequence is MAIARRDVLRLGGAALLTGGAGAALGACGSTATSTFALPGRADHVLRIGTGLVELAPDTVVSTTTYNGRFPGPLLRLTEGRPVVVDVHNDTDTPEQLHWHGQIVPVDVDGSAEEGTPYIPAHGMRRLSFTPGPAGFRFYHTHLVPRDDLSKGQYSGQVGPVYIEPRADLGAYDQEVFLVLKEFQPAFSSGGDMAADFLAGAPVPELRRRGEQAMAASLRRGMPHGFEVGYSLFSVNGRMLGHGEPIKVRAGQRVLFHVLNGSATEIRSLALPGHSFRVVALDGNPVPRPAEVPVLWLGTAERVSAIVEMNRPGVWVLGDLSDDDRGAGMGTVVEYAGRTGSPRWRAPAAFRWDYRAFARPGASAVRPDEVIDLLVEKRNAADEGFNVWTMNGTAFSMRANGPVLPIERGKRYRVRLRNATDDVHPVHLHRHTFEIAHVAGTPVHGLLKDVVMLGGYQRLDFDFTADQPGLSLFHCHQQLHMDYGFMLLLRCS
- a CDS encoding response regulator, with amino-acid sequence MIRVFLLDDHEVVRRGVAALLDSEDDIEVIGEAGTAESAIARIPALVPDVAVLDVRLPDGNGVDVCREVRSRVPGLACLMLTSFADDDALFDAVMAGASGYVLKQIHGSDLVGAVRTVASGQSLLDPQTTAAMLQRLRDQAARKDPLAALTDQERQILDLIGEGLTNRQIGERMFLAEKTVKNYVSNLLSKLDMQRRTQAAALAARLRAGREA
- a CDS encoding DUF899 domain-containing protein, whose protein sequence is MSANALPPVVDTDTWQRELDALRAREKAATRELDAIAAQRRRLPMVRMPDYTLEGENGPVRLADVFEGKRQLIVYNHMWFPGEEWQCGGCTGFTSQFTRLHFLDNYDARFVIVTQGPIDEALAYKRRVGNEMTWYSTANSPFGADVGAPPGGGFAVNVFLRDGETVYRTWHTNGRGTEQLSHTFPLIDVLPYGRQEEWQDSPEGWPKSPTYSGWAGSKTIAELYGPDSA